GACCCCTCGGTTCTGGTCCAGCCGATCAGGTTGCTGCCGTCGGGGTGGTCCCAGCCCTCGTTGTCGAACATCCTGGCGTTGGCGGTGCCCTTTCCCACGACCCGGGCGGCGGAATAGAAGTTGTCGCGGGTGAAGGCGTAGTCGCTTGCCAATAGCGGTTCCACGTCGTCTTCGAATACTTCGTAGAGGTAGAGCTCGTCGGTGATCGGGAACGTCGGCGGGATGCCGTGGGTGACGGGGTGGTCCCTGAGCTTGCGCACCCTGTGTTCGATGTCGTGGCGATAGCCGGAATCCTGGCATGCCGTGCCCCGGAGAATGCCCGGCATGTAGAGGAAGCGGCCGCCCAGGATTTTCGCGTAGTCTTCCCAGGCTGGCCATCCGGCGATGGCGTGGTGCAGGAAAACAAAGCCGTGGCCGGCCTCGAGCAGTGCCCGGAATCCTTCCCGGTACGCTTTCGGGGGCTCCGCGAATTCGGGTTCCCGGT
This genomic interval from Gemmatimonadota bacterium contains the following:
- a CDS encoding ThuA domain-containing protein; its protein translation is METVTSEILLITKGHPFEREPFFALFDAMPGVNWTHVEQPAAQVFFDPERAKDYDAYVLYDMPGIRFLPDREPEFAEPPKAYREGFRALLEAGHGFVFLHHAIAGWPAWEDYAKILGGRFLYMPGILRGTACQDSGYRHDIEHRVRKLRDHPVTHGIPPTFPITDELYLYEVFEDDVEPLLASDYAFTRDNFYSAARVVGKGTANARMFDNEGWDHPDGSNLIGWTRTEGSSRIVYLQCGDGPTAYANEHFRRLIANAVDWVSPR